One genomic segment of Paenibacillus sp. FSL H8-0332 includes these proteins:
- a CDS encoding glycoside hydrolase family 3 N-terminal domain-containing protein: MQLNEVNSPQAPAAMSLEDKIALMCVVGTPSTAAEPDFRERMSQNRFGGIGLFPHNVKDEQQTLKLMEEVQAIAGDSGIPQPYYVSIDEEGGTLSKFKTFYPYIPGNRAAGLSLDAETAYLQGKIIGSQLHALGIPMNWAPVLDVNTNIDNPVVGVRSFGEDPEWVAAFGKAYIRGMHEAGVAVTAKHFPGHGQVSGDSHVVLPECELTIEELMNGPLLPFIAAIEAGADSIMMGHLVFPNIPESAGLPASLSPFFAGDLLRSRLGFEGIICTDDIEMGAIKKNFNPDEVGVLAVLAGNDMILMCHTPEYQERVIEGIRKAVLDGVIEESRIDESVNRIHRLYGKFQQ; encoded by the coding sequence ATGCAGCTGAATGAAGTGAATTCACCACAAGCTCCGGCAGCCATGAGTCTGGAGGACAAAATAGCGTTAATGTGCGTAGTTGGCACCCCCTCCACAGCAGCAGAGCCTGACTTCCGTGAACGGATGTCTCAGAACCGGTTCGGGGGGATCGGCTTGTTCCCCCATAATGTTAAGGATGAGCAGCAGACGCTGAAGCTGATGGAGGAGGTGCAGGCCATTGCCGGAGACTCCGGCATTCCGCAGCCTTACTATGTCTCGATCGATGAGGAGGGAGGCACGCTCTCCAAGTTCAAGACCTTCTATCCATACATTCCCGGCAACCGTGCTGCCGGATTAAGCCTGGATGCCGAGACCGCCTATCTCCAGGGTAAAATCATCGGCAGCCAGCTCCACGCGCTGGGCATCCCGATGAATTGGGCGCCAGTGCTGGATGTGAATACGAATATAGACAATCCGGTTGTAGGGGTGCGCTCCTTCGGCGAAGACCCTGAATGGGTTGCCGCCTTCGGTAAGGCATATATCCGCGGAATGCATGAGGCAGGCGTGGCGGTCACGGCCAAACATTTCCCCGGCCATGGACAAGTCAGCGGGGATTCCCACGTTGTCCTGCCAGAGTGCGAACTCACAATAGAGGAATTAATGAACGGGCCGCTGTTGCCATTCATCGCTGCCATCGAAGCCGGGGCCGATTCAATCATGATGGGTCATCTCGTCTTTCCTAACATTCCCGAGTCGGCAGGACTGCCTGCTTCACTGAGCCCCTTCTTTGCCGGAGACTTACTGCGCAGCAGGCTGGGCTTCGAGGGTATCATCTGCACGGATGATATTGAGATGGGCGCGATCAAGAAGAATTTCAACCCGGATGAGGTGGGCGTACTGGCTGTGCTGGCCGGCAATGACATGATTCTGATGTGTCATACCCCGGAATACCAGGAGCGGGTGATAGAAGGCATCCGCAAGGCTGTTCTGGACGGCGTCATCGAAGAGTCCAGAATTGACGAATCGGTCAACCGCATCCACCGCCTCTATGGGAAATTCCAGCAATAA
- the bioC gene encoding malonyl-ACP O-methyltransferase BioC, whose product MSSRISNIRRQFNRSANSYDAHAQVQRIMSDRLAGSFIGWKNKGNVAGLNILEIGCGTGALTEILINEWPSASITALDIAPAMIKLAEQRVLSAEANIIGKITSDRLRLLHADVEMWAPEAPTASFDLIVSNACFQWLSNPRQTIGQLRRMLRPGGMLIFTTFGPDTFYEMHRAFNEVYRASGLEPQRHGLTFRSTDQWTNLMKESGFTNIQYERSIQTEKYASAREFLHSVKAMGASTSEAVTMGGLSARHLFTNMYKEYEGKFSVQGGVAASYDLLLIQALTDR is encoded by the coding sequence ATGAGCAGTAGGATAAGTAATATTCGACGTCAATTTAACCGAAGTGCAAATTCGTATGACGCTCACGCTCAAGTTCAGCGTATAATGTCAGATCGCCTTGCAGGTTCTTTCATAGGGTGGAAGAACAAAGGTAACGTAGCCGGTCTCAATATTCTTGAGATCGGCTGCGGTACGGGGGCACTGACAGAGATTCTAATAAATGAATGGCCCAGTGCGAGTATTACTGCACTTGATATTGCGCCCGCGATGATCAAATTGGCTGAACAACGTGTCCTTTCAGCTGAAGCGAACATTATTGGAAAAATTACATCGGATCGTTTACGCCTTCTGCATGCTGATGTTGAAATGTGGGCGCCAGAAGCTCCGACAGCCTCGTTTGATCTCATCGTCTCCAACGCCTGCTTTCAATGGCTGAGCAATCCTAGGCAAACAATTGGTCAACTTCGGAGGATGCTTCGACCTGGAGGCATGCTAATATTCACGACATTCGGGCCTGATACTTTCTACGAAATGCATAGGGCTTTTAATGAAGTTTATCGAGCAAGCGGATTAGAGCCGCAGCGTCACGGACTGACTTTTCGATCGACAGACCAATGGACTAACTTGATGAAGGAATCAGGGTTCACAAATATCCAATATGAACGCTCGATTCAGACTGAAAAGTATGCTTCAGCAAGAGAGTTTCTTCACTCGGTAAAAGCGATGGGAGCCAGCACTTCAGAGGCTGTTACTATGGGTGGTCTCAGTGCGCGACACCTGTTCACCAACATGTATAAGGAATACGAGGGGAAGTTCAGCGTACAGGGAGGCGTTGCTGCCAGTTATGATCTTCTATTGATCCAAGCATTGACCGATAGGTAG
- a CDS encoding DUF4838 domain-containing protein: MLSLIPEPKQVRITDKRPWRAGGEVRLQLAMEVGDPRLVLHCRRAFPGREVTTTAPRAGEGYSLLIEEIVRIEGTEGTESTSAQASSGEAVLYNGKGSTSKPTKADLSVLKGRAEGYILEISASGAVIRALDAPGLYYGLQTLLQLQSLHGGGEIPAVSITDWPDTELRVMNFDLRQTFSKPERLIDYLAEFSRYKTNAVLIEYEDKFPFSTHREFVHPQHALSREELEALQAAAHEHYIEIIPLQQSFGHLEYVLRHDAWKHLRETEESTGEICPSHPQTYELITGMLAEMMDAHPGSRYIHLGCDEVYSLCECEACRKEFGGVRERAFISFLNRLIEFTASRGRQPIFWHDMLDKCPPEELAKLDPRSAAMIWIYNGRNIQAEVTSLTHKFRALGIEVMGAPAVRSFDWAEHQNYPVIDNRTDNLLQWAKTAEQLDIRCMVATNWTGPFSLGVPYGVFETTWYPMLLHADLAWNRRADADTFIDRFLELFHGITPETGHARLGNYQLEDYYDIIWKIREHVQRNKDYAELIAIMHDFEVATDRSRAIHKYAYRWELYPGDSAEWRSLLNNYTRNHNGREAVRPRMLEALLQYQPRDMAEHFVKSRFYLHDYLERTLYQELGLVHSEG, from the coding sequence CGGCCGGGAAGTCACCACGACCGCCCCCCGAGCAGGTGAGGGATACTCGCTGCTGATTGAGGAGATTGTGAGAATCGAGGGAACGGAGGGGACTGAGAGCACTTCAGCGCAGGCATCGTCTGGAGAAGCCGTTCTGTATAACGGCAAGGGTTCGACTTCTAAGCCTACTAAGGCCGACCTGTCCGTGCTGAAGGGCCGGGCGGAAGGCTACATTCTGGAGATTAGCGCAAGCGGAGCCGTAATCCGCGCACTGGACGCCCCCGGACTCTATTACGGCTTGCAGACACTGCTGCAATTGCAGAGCCTGCACGGCGGTGGCGAGATTCCCGCGGTGTCCATTACCGATTGGCCCGATACGGAGCTGCGAGTGATGAATTTCGATCTGCGCCAGACCTTCTCGAAGCCGGAGCGGCTGATCGATTATCTGGCTGAATTCTCCCGTTACAAGACGAACGCTGTGCTCATTGAATACGAGGACAAGTTCCCGTTCAGCACGCACCGGGAATTCGTCCATCCGCAGCACGCGCTTAGCCGGGAAGAGCTGGAGGCGCTTCAGGCTGCTGCCCATGAGCATTATATCGAGATTATTCCGCTGCAGCAGAGCTTCGGCCATCTGGAGTATGTGCTGCGCCATGATGCCTGGAAGCATCTGCGGGAGACCGAGGAATCTACCGGCGAAATCTGCCCGTCCCATCCGCAGACGTATGAACTGATTACCGGCATGCTGGCGGAGATGATGGATGCCCATCCCGGATCACGTTATATCCATCTCGGCTGTGACGAGGTGTATAGCCTGTGTGAATGTGAAGCGTGCCGGAAGGAATTCGGCGGCGTACGGGAACGGGCCTTCATCTCCTTCCTGAACCGCCTGATTGAATTCACGGCCAGCCGGGGAAGGCAGCCAATCTTTTGGCATGACATGCTGGACAAATGCCCGCCCGAAGAGCTGGCGAAGCTTGATCCGCGCAGCGCAGCGATGATCTGGATCTATAACGGGCGCAACATACAAGCTGAGGTCACCTCCTTGACCCATAAGTTCAGGGCGCTCGGCATTGAGGTGATGGGTGCACCGGCAGTCCGCAGCTTCGACTGGGCGGAGCATCAGAACTACCCGGTCATTGATAACAGGACCGACAATCTGCTCCAGTGGGCAAAGACCGCAGAGCAGCTGGATATCCGCTGTATGGTCGCTACGAACTGGACCGGGCCGTTCAGCCTTGGCGTTCCTTATGGCGTATTCGAGACGACCTGGTATCCGATGCTGCTTCATGCCGATCTCGCCTGGAACCGGCGGGCAGATGCCGATACCTTCATCGACCGCTTCCTGGAGCTGTTCCATGGTATAACTCCAGAGACGGGTCATGCGCGGCTGGGAAATTACCAATTAGAGGATTACTACGATATCATCTGGAAGATAAGGGAGCATGTGCAGAGGAATAAGGATTACGCCGAGCTAATCGCAATTATGCATGATTTCGAGGTAGCAACGGACCGCTCCAGGGCGATTCACAAGTATGCCTACCGCTGGGAGCTGTACCCGGGCGACAGCGCGGAATGGCGCTCGCTGCTGAACAATTACACCCGTAACCATAACGGACGCGAAGCCGTCCGGCCCCGGATGCTGGAGGCGCTTTTGCAATACCAGCCCCGGGATATGGCCGAGCATTTCGTGAAATCGCGCTTCTATCTGCATGATTATCTGGAGCGGACGCTCTATCAGGAGCTGGGCCTTGTCCACAGCGAGGGTTAG
- the bioF gene encoding 8-amino-7-oxononanoate synthase, translating into MNWMEKELELLSDASLERSLHASSSVSGSPGYTVRGEQVLLNLSSNDYLGLSQHAAIMEVMREALLTEAAGSGASRLVTGNRLPYVRLEESLADWQNCEAALVFANGYMANSGVISALIGRGDVVFSDQLNHASIVDGIVLSRAEHARYRHNDMEHLRTLLIKYRDKRRKLIVTDAVFSMDGDQARLHELISLKREYGAMLMVDEAHSGGIYGGRGEGLCHELGLQNDVDIHMGTFSKSFGVYGAYICGSRTLIRWLVNKARPLIYSTALPPSIVAGISKALALVQEENWRRERLYAASRLFRSSLCDAGFNIGASDSPIVPLIVGDNDAALRFSGALEEEGVLAVAIRPPTVPDGTARIRFSLSAVHTDKELTNAVARIHNIGLRLGVLSP; encoded by the coding sequence ATGAACTGGATGGAAAAAGAACTTGAATTATTGTCTGATGCTTCGTTGGAGCGTTCCTTGCATGCAAGTAGTTCAGTATCGGGATCTCCTGGCTATACGGTGCGCGGAGAACAAGTGTTACTCAACTTGTCCTCCAATGACTATCTTGGACTCTCCCAGCATGCTGCCATAATGGAAGTGATGCGCGAGGCTCTGCTCACGGAAGCAGCTGGCTCAGGAGCTTCACGCCTAGTAACAGGCAACCGGTTGCCTTATGTTCGTCTTGAAGAGTCACTGGCCGATTGGCAGAACTGCGAAGCAGCGTTAGTATTTGCAAATGGCTATATGGCTAATTCTGGTGTAATTAGTGCGCTAATAGGCCGAGGAGATGTTGTTTTCAGCGATCAGTTGAACCATGCAAGCATTGTGGACGGCATTGTATTGAGCCGTGCGGAGCATGCTCGGTACCGTCATAACGATATGGAACATTTGCGTACACTATTGATTAAGTATCGTGATAAACGGCGTAAGCTGATTGTTACAGATGCTGTTTTCTCCATGGATGGCGACCAGGCGCGCTTACATGAACTCATTTCGCTCAAACGCGAATACGGGGCGATGCTTATGGTGGATGAGGCACATAGTGGGGGGATATACGGGGGGCGAGGCGAGGGATTATGCCATGAACTTGGGTTGCAAAATGATGTTGATATTCATATGGGAACATTCAGCAAATCGTTCGGTGTCTACGGCGCTTATATCTGTGGCAGCCGCACGCTAATTCGATGGCTGGTGAACAAGGCTAGACCACTCATATATTCAACAGCGCTGCCTCCTTCTATCGTAGCTGGTATTTCAAAGGCGTTAGCTTTGGTACAAGAGGAAAACTGGCGTCGAGAAAGGCTTTATGCGGCAAGCAGGTTATTTCGGTCCTCGCTTTGTGACGCCGGGTTTAACATCGGTGCCAGCGACTCGCCAATTGTACCTTTGATCGTAGGCGATAACGATGCGGCCTTACGGTTCAGTGGAGCGCTTGAAGAAGAGGGGGTCCTAGCGGTTGCCATCCGTCCGCCTACTGTTCCTGATGGCACAGCGCGCATTCGCTTCTCCTTGTCAGCCGTTCACACGGATAAGGAGTTGACCAATGCAGTCGCACGCATCCACAACATCGGACTTCGACTAGGGGTGTTGAGTCCATGA
- the bioD gene encoding dethiobiotin synthase, translating to MNKVNCGQVRGLFVTGTDTGVGKTVVTAAITAMLRAEGLNAGVWKPIQSGAPLGSGLTDAERLLKSTEINERPEAVAPFTFEAPLTPMLAAKQAGVTLTLNEIIASGLPLTRRYEVLLIEGAGGVAVPLTEDALMVDLISELGIPALIVARSGLGTINHTLLTASFLQNRGVPIVGVILNDGELTELNDDPSVTTNAQLIEQYSNLKVLGRFPHLYAEATSETLIHTVRNTIQFTPIREAFAVQYMGG from the coding sequence ATGAACAAAGTGAACTGTGGACAGGTACGCGGATTATTTGTGACAGGTACGGACACAGGTGTAGGGAAGACTGTTGTAACGGCAGCCATTACCGCTATGCTCCGCGCTGAAGGGCTGAATGCCGGTGTCTGGAAGCCGATTCAGTCTGGTGCACCTCTTGGTAGTGGACTTACCGATGCTGAGCGACTGCTGAAAAGCACGGAAATCAATGAGCGGCCAGAGGCAGTCGCGCCATTTACATTTGAAGCTCCGCTTACGCCCATGCTTGCTGCCAAGCAGGCTGGTGTGACCCTTACGCTGAATGAGATAATCGCCTCTGGCTTACCGCTCACTAGACGATACGAAGTGCTGCTCATCGAAGGCGCGGGCGGCGTAGCTGTACCGCTGACCGAAGACGCCCTCATGGTGGATTTAATCTCGGAGCTTGGGATACCTGCTCTAATTGTAGCCCGTTCTGGCCTCGGGACCATTAACCACACACTTCTGACTGCATCATTCCTTCAGAATCGCGGCGTCCCCATTGTTGGGGTCATTTTAAATGATGGAGAACTAACAGAGCTGAATGACGATCCGAGTGTTACTACGAATGCACAACTAATTGAACAATACAGCAACCTTAAGGTACTCGGCCGGTTTCCACATTTGTACGCCGAAGCGACTTCAGAGACGTTGATACATACCGTACGAAACACAATACAATTCACGCCTATCAGAGAGGCATTTGCAGTTCAATATATGGGAGGATGA
- the bioB gene encoding biotin synthase BioB gives METVASEMEWQSLSQKALQGECLTIEEGLAVLEADNDEILLLMQAAFKVRKHFYGKKVKLNMIINAKSGLCPEDCGYCSQSIISTAPVKKYTLLDKDTLLSGAREAMARKAGTYCIVAAGKGPTDKELDQVVDAVREIRHTMPLKICACLGILKDDQAKRLAEAGVHRYNHNLNTSRANYPSITTTHTYDQRLETVEKVKTYGMSPCSGVIIGMGETNQEIVEMAYALRELDADSIPINFLNAIPGTPLEHAGRTPSMKALKVLALFRFICPSKEIRVAGGREVNLRTLQPLSLFAANSLFVGDYLTTAGQDVTADHQIIEDLGFEIELNAL, from the coding sequence ATGGAAACAGTTGCATCGGAGATGGAGTGGCAATCGCTATCCCAAAAAGCATTGCAGGGAGAATGTTTAACAATAGAGGAAGGGCTTGCTGTGCTGGAAGCGGACAACGATGAGATACTGCTACTCATGCAGGCTGCGTTTAAGGTGAGGAAACATTTTTACGGTAAAAAAGTGAAGCTGAATATGATCATCAATGCCAAAAGCGGCTTATGCCCTGAGGACTGCGGCTACTGCTCACAATCGATCATTTCCACGGCACCGGTTAAGAAATACACCCTGCTAGATAAAGACACGTTGCTATCAGGCGCACGTGAAGCGATGGCACGCAAAGCCGGAACCTATTGCATTGTAGCTGCTGGGAAGGGACCAACAGACAAGGAGCTAGATCAAGTAGTGGACGCGGTTAGAGAAATTCGTCATACAATGCCTCTAAAAATTTGCGCATGTCTGGGCATTCTCAAGGACGATCAAGCGAAACGTCTTGCAGAAGCTGGCGTACATCGTTACAACCATAACTTGAACACGAGCAGAGCTAATTACCCATCCATCACGACGACCCATACCTATGATCAACGTCTTGAAACCGTGGAGAAGGTAAAAACATACGGCATGTCCCCTTGCTCTGGTGTTATTATCGGCATGGGCGAGACAAATCAAGAAATTGTTGAAATGGCCTATGCACTTCGCGAACTAGATGCGGATTCGATTCCGATCAATTTCCTGAATGCGATACCGGGAACACCTCTGGAACATGCAGGCCGCACACCGTCTATGAAAGCGTTGAAGGTACTAGCTCTATTTCGTTTCATTTGTCCGTCTAAAGAAATCCGCGTGGCTGGTGGTCGTGAGGTCAACCTCCGTACACTGCAGCCTTTGTCACTGTTCGCCGCAAATTCACTATTTGTAGGTGATTATTTAACGACAGCGGGCCAAGACGTAACGGCTGATCATCAAATTATTGAGGATTTGGGATTTGAGATTGAATTAAATGCACTTTAA
- the bioA gene encoding adenosylmethionine--8-amino-7-oxononanoate transaminase, whose product MNKDHLWHPFTQMKDYNDSDPLIIERGEGIMLYDVQGRAYYDGFSSVWLNVHGHNVPELNQAITEQLGRVAHSTLLGMANVPAIELAEKLVGITPEGLNKVFYSDSGATGVEIAIKMAFQYWHNKGIRGKTKFITMNQAYHGDTIGAVSVGAIPLYHDVFRPMLFSSHVIPYPYAYRHEGGETKALEATLTALRNLLETRADEIAALIVEPIVQGAGGIILMPPGCLSQMARLCREHGVLLIADEVATGFGRTGAMFACELEDVSPDLMVIGKGLTGGYLPVAATLATDEVYEAFYADYQEQKTFFHGHSYTGNPLGCAVALASLKLFEERNMVEGVRAKASFVEHKLAALKDRPHVGEIRQKGLMIGIELVRDKVTREPYDWSDRIGVRTSQRARELGMLTRPLGNVIVFIPPLASSEAELDAMINILTESIRQVTEGG is encoded by the coding sequence ATGAATAAGGATCACTTATGGCATCCTTTTACTCAAATGAAAGACTACAATGACTCTGATCCGCTCATTATTGAACGTGGCGAAGGCATTATGCTGTATGACGTTCAAGGACGCGCTTATTATGATGGTTTCTCATCCGTTTGGCTCAACGTACATGGACACAACGTGCCGGAGCTAAATCAGGCGATCACAGAACAGTTAGGGCGTGTCGCCCACTCTACCCTTCTCGGAATGGCCAATGTACCAGCAATCGAACTTGCAGAAAAGTTGGTGGGAATTACTCCGGAAGGATTAAATAAAGTGTTTTACTCAGATTCAGGAGCAACCGGTGTTGAGATCGCGATCAAAATGGCTTTTCAATACTGGCATAACAAGGGGATACGAGGTAAAACGAAGTTTATCACGATGAATCAAGCGTACCATGGAGATACAATTGGCGCGGTGAGTGTTGGTGCAATTCCTTTGTATCATGACGTGTTCCGCCCCATGTTATTTTCTTCGCACGTTATTCCTTATCCCTACGCTTATCGCCATGAGGGTGGTGAGACGAAGGCATTGGAAGCTACGCTAACTGCACTGCGTAATTTGCTTGAGACGAGGGCAGATGAGATTGCGGCTCTCATCGTGGAGCCGATTGTGCAAGGGGCTGGTGGCATCATTCTCATGCCTCCGGGTTGTTTAAGTCAGATGGCTAGGCTATGCCGCGAGCATGGTGTGCTGCTCATAGCTGACGAGGTGGCGACAGGTTTCGGTCGAACGGGCGCTATGTTCGCTTGTGAACTCGAAGATGTTTCACCAGATTTGATGGTGATTGGGAAAGGGTTGACTGGCGGCTATTTGCCAGTGGCAGCGACGCTTGCGACTGACGAGGTGTACGAGGCGTTTTATGCTGATTACCAAGAGCAGAAAACATTTTTCCACGGTCATTCTTACACAGGGAACCCGCTTGGTTGTGCCGTTGCTTTGGCTAGCTTGAAGCTGTTTGAAGAGCGCAACATGGTCGAAGGAGTAAGAGCAAAGGCATCATTTGTCGAGCATAAGCTCGCAGCGCTTAAAGACCGCCCGCACGTCGGTGAAATCCGACAAAAGGGACTGATGATCGGAATAGAACTTGTGCGGGATAAGGTTACACGAGAGCCATACGATTGGTCAGATCGAATCGGCGTTCGTACGAGTCAGCGGGCCAGAGAACTTGGCATGCTAACAAGACCACTCGGGAATGTGATTGTCTTCATCCCTCCGCTTGCCAGCAGTGAAGCTGAGTTGGATGCCATGATAAATATATTGACGGAATCGATACGCCAAGTCACCGAAGGTGGTTAA
- a CDS encoding alpha/beta fold hydrolase: MIALDIDSVKTQTQTSGTILWLCGWSMPDAVFDRLRELLPDFHHVSVDYSNADTPEKILIQTEIAAKNVLNLDGAAYRTRASCGPLLIAGWSLGGLLALRLASKGFADGLLLFAATARFTRSKEEIDLGWVDTYVRKMITGIVKDRQAVETNFRQLMFTEAEWESDIGESLPPIGSWTTPALIAGLQILRNEDCLSQLKSITCPVFLVHGTEDSICPYGAATELIAQLPKAKLFTIPACGHAPFLGKEDHIADELRRWWHEQ; encoded by the coding sequence ATGATTGCATTGGATATTGATTCAGTTAAAACTCAGACGCAGACAAGCGGCACCATTTTATGGTTGTGCGGATGGAGTATGCCGGACGCGGTTTTCGATCGGCTTCGTGAGTTGCTGCCTGATTTTCATCATGTTTCTGTAGATTACAGTAATGCTGATACTCCAGAGAAAATATTGATCCAAACTGAAATAGCAGCTAAAAATGTTCTGAATTTGGATGGAGCGGCTTATAGGACAAGGGCTTCCTGCGGTCCGCTGTTGATAGCAGGTTGGTCTCTCGGAGGTTTACTTGCTCTGAGACTAGCGTCCAAAGGGTTCGCTGATGGCCTTTTGTTGTTCGCTGCAACGGCTCGATTTACTCGTTCAAAAGAAGAGATTGACCTCGGTTGGGTAGATACATACGTTAGGAAGATGATTACAGGGATTGTAAAGGATCGGCAAGCCGTTGAAACAAATTTCCGGCAGCTCATGTTTACGGAGGCAGAATGGGAGTCCGATATAGGCGAAAGCCTTCCCCCCATAGGTAGTTGGACAACTCCAGCGCTAATCGCAGGTCTTCAGATTTTGCGCAACGAGGATTGCTTGTCTCAACTGAAAAGCATCACTTGTCCGGTATTTCTTGTGCACGGGACTGAGGATAGTATTTGTCCTTACGGCGCCGCAACGGAGCTTATTGCCCAGTTACCTAAAGCAAAGTTATTCACGATACCTGCCTGCGGGCATGCCCCGTTCTTGGGAAAGGAAGATCATATAGCTGATGAACTGAGGAGATGGTGGCATGAGCAGTAG
- a CDS encoding beta-L-arabinofuranosidase domain-containing protein, with amino-acid sequence MRELKGKQVVLQDHDLKRREEANRRYLMKLTNDNLLFNYKVEAGRYDGRDIPEDAHGGWETPVCQIRGHFLGHWLSAAAIRYHETGDLELKLKADLILDELAECQKDNGGQWAAPIPEKYLHWVAQGKAIWAPQYNIHKLFMGLVDMHQFTGSQKALDIADRFADWFVAWSSTFTREKFDDILDMETGGMLEAWADLLELTGNEKYTVLLERYYRSRLFRPLLENKDPLTNMHANTTIPEVLGCARAYEVTGEQRWMDIVTAYWKCAVTERGTLATGGNTAGEVWMPKMKIKARLGDKNQEHCTVYNMIRLAEFLFRHTSNPAYAQYIEYNMYNGIMAQAYYQEYHLTGNKHSNPATGLLTYFLPMKAGLRKDWSTETDSFFCCHGTMVQANAALNRGIYYQEQDELYVCQYFRSELTTEIHGVNVRIQQTQDHMSGSMLNSSNTAGQQELNEITALHENMPDYRKYDFTVHTSSASEFAVHLRIPDWIMSEAVIYVNGELHGKSADHSAFYTILRNWQDGDRISIILPVGIRFIPLPDDEQTGAFRYGPEVLAGITENERILYTPLANAAGEIIMENEREWGSWRYFFKTTRQDPGIQLRRIRDIGYEPYQVYFPVKSPHKVGF; translated from the coding sequence ATGAGAGAACTGAAGGGCAAACAGGTCGTTCTTCAAGATCATGATTTGAAACGCAGAGAAGAGGCCAACCGCCGGTATCTGATGAAACTGACGAATGATAATCTCCTTTTCAACTATAAAGTAGAGGCAGGAAGATATGACGGCAGGGATATTCCGGAAGATGCGCACGGGGGCTGGGAGACGCCGGTCTGCCAGATCCGCGGACATTTCCTGGGACACTGGCTGTCAGCGGCAGCGATCCGGTATCATGAGACGGGCGATCTGGAGCTCAAGCTGAAGGCCGACCTCATTCTGGACGAGCTGGCTGAATGCCAGAAGGACAACGGAGGACAATGGGCCGCGCCGATTCCCGAGAAATATCTGCACTGGGTAGCTCAAGGTAAGGCAATCTGGGCGCCGCAATATAACATTCATAAGCTATTTATGGGTCTTGTCGATATGCATCAGTTCACCGGGAGTCAGAAGGCACTTGATATCGCAGACCGTTTCGCCGACTGGTTCGTCGCCTGGAGCAGTACCTTCACCAGGGAGAAGTTCGATGACATTCTGGATATGGAGACAGGCGGTATGCTGGAGGCTTGGGCCGATCTGCTGGAGCTAACCGGGAACGAAAAATACACTGTTTTGCTGGAACGGTATTACCGCAGCAGATTGTTCCGTCCGTTACTAGAAAATAAAGACCCGCTGACCAACATGCACGCCAACACGACCATTCCTGAGGTACTCGGCTGTGCCAGAGCTTACGAGGTCACCGGCGAGCAGCGCTGGATGGATATCGTTACGGCCTACTGGAAATGTGCGGTCACCGAGCGGGGAACACTGGCAACGGGCGGCAATACGGCCGGTGAAGTGTGGATGCCGAAGATGAAGATCAAGGCCCGCCTTGGAGACAAGAATCAGGAGCATTGTACGGTATATAATATGATCCGTCTGGCAGAATTTCTTTTCCGGCACACTTCAAATCCGGCCTATGCGCAGTATATTGAATATAATATGTACAACGGGATTATGGCGCAGGCCTATTACCAGGAATACCATCTGACCGGCAACAAGCACAGTAATCCGGCAACCGGGCTGCTGACTTACTTCCTGCCGATGAAGGCCGGGCTGCGGAAGGACTGGAGCACGGAGACAGACAGCTTCTTCTGCTGCCATGGAACGATGGTCCAGGCCAATGCGGCGCTGAATAGAGGGATCTATTATCAGGAGCAGGACGAACTATATGTCTGCCAGTATTTCCGCTCGGAGCTGACCACCGAGATCCACGGAGTGAATGTTCGGATTCAGCAAACCCAGGATCATATGAGCGGAAGCATGCTGAACTCCTCGAATACGGCCGGACAGCAGGAGCTGAATGAGATTACTGCACTTCATGAGAACATGCCGGATTACAGAAAATATGACTTCACCGTCCATACCAGCTCTGCCAGCGAGTTTGCCGTCCATCTGCGGATTCCAGACTGGATCATGTCAGAAGCCGTGATCTATGTGAACGGCGAGCTGCACGGGAAGTCTGCGGATCACTCCGCCTTCTACACGATACTGCGGAACTGGCAGGACGGCGACCGGATCAGCATCATTCTGCCGGTAGGCATCCGGTTCATCCCTCTGCCCGACGACGAGCAGACCGGCGCGTTCCGCTATGGCCCGGAAGTACTGGCCGGCATCACCGAGAACGAACGGATTCTCTACACCCCATTAGCGAATGCAGCCGGTGAGATCATTATGGAGAACGAACGGGAGTGGGGGAGCTGGCGTTACTTCTTCAAGACCACCCGTCAGGACCCGGGCATCCAGCTCAGAAGAATCCGGGATATCGGGTACGAGCCTTATCAGGTGTATTTCCCGGTAAAATCCCCCCACAAAGTGGGGTTTTAG